A section of the Flavobacterium ardleyense genome encodes:
- the dnaA gene encoding chromosomal replication initiator protein DnaA: MNKTAQSVWENCLAFIKDNIQDQAYKTWFEPIKSVELTDNALYIQVPSKFFYEWLEEHYVKLLKVALTKELGKNAKLLYKIKMENTYGTKQPFTEQLPSAQRGPMKTQEVDAPFKNLNPELRNPFVIPGIRNLKIESQLNANYSFDNFLEGDSNRLARSAGMAVANKPGGTSFNPLLIFGGVGLGKTHLAHAIGVEIKDKYPEKTVLYISAEIFTQQYIESVRKNNRNDFIHFYQLIDVLIIDDVQFFSGKSATQDVFFHIFNYLHQNGKQVILSSDKAPVDMQDIEQRLLSRFKWGLSAELQQPDYETRVAIVNNILYRDGVQMPDEIVEYIAKNIKSNVRELEGAIISLIAQSSFNKKEINLELAKHVVEKFVKNVKREISIDYIQKVVSEYFQVDLDILQSKTRKRHIVQARQLAMFFAKKYTKASLANIGSQIGDRDHATVLHACKTVDNLVATDKQFKKYVDDIQKKLSV; encoded by the coding sequence ATGAACAAAACTGCTCAATCAGTATGGGAAAATTGTCTTGCATTTATCAAGGACAACATCCAGGATCAGGCCTATAAAACCTGGTTTGAACCGATTAAGTCAGTAGAACTAACGGATAATGCTTTGTACATTCAAGTGCCAAGTAAATTCTTTTACGAATGGCTTGAGGAGCATTATGTCAAGCTACTTAAAGTAGCTCTTACAAAAGAGCTTGGGAAAAATGCAAAGTTACTCTATAAAATTAAAATGGAGAATACTTATGGCACTAAACAACCCTTTACAGAACAACTTCCATCTGCGCAACGTGGACCAATGAAAACCCAAGAGGTTGACGCACCATTTAAGAATCTTAATCCAGAACTCCGCAACCCTTTTGTAATTCCAGGGATCAGGAACCTAAAAATAGAATCTCAACTTAATGCCAACTATAGTTTTGACAATTTCCTCGAAGGAGATTCAAATCGTCTGGCAAGATCTGCAGGAATGGCGGTTGCCAATAAACCTGGTGGAACTTCTTTTAACCCACTGCTTATTTTTGGTGGTGTTGGATTAGGTAAAACGCACCTTGCTCACGCAATCGGTGTGGAAATAAAAGATAAATATCCAGAAAAAACCGTGCTTTATATCTCTGCCGAAATATTTACGCAGCAGTATATAGAATCTGTACGTAAAAATAACCGAAATGATTTTATTCATTTCTACCAACTGATTGATGTTTTAATTATTGATGATGTTCAGTTTTTCTCAGGAAAATCGGCTACTCAAGATGTGTTTTTCCACATTTTTAATTACTTACACCAAAACGGAAAACAAGTAATCTTGTCTTCTGACAAGGCTCCGGTTGATATGCAAGACATAGAGCAACGCTTGCTTTCTCGTTTTAAATGGGGACTTTCGGCTGAATTGCAGCAACCTGATTACGAAACTAGAGTAGCGATTGTAAATAATATTCTGTATAGAGATGGAGTGCAAATGCCCGATGAAATCGTAGAGTATATTGCGAAAAATATCAAATCAAATGTTCGCGAACTTGAAGGCGCGATCATTTCATTGATTGCACAATCGTCTTTTAATAAGAAAGAAATCAATCTTGAGCTTGCGAAACACGTTGTCGAAAAGTTTGTAAAGAATGTAAAACGCGAAATTTCTATCGATTATATTCAGAAAGTTGTTTCAGAATATTTCCAAGTAGATTTAGATATTTTACAATCCAAAACAAGAAAGCGTCACATTGTTCAGGCAAGACAGCTAGCTATGTTTTTTGCAAAGAAATATACGAAAGCTTCTTTGGCAAACATCGGTTCGCAAATTGGAGATAGAGACCACGCGACAGTATTGCACGCTTGCAAAACTGTAGATAATCTTGTAGCTACTGATAAGCAATTTAAAAAATACGTTGACGATATACAGAAAAAACTGTCTGTCTAA
- a CDS encoding low molecular weight protein-tyrosine-phosphatase has product MSQKILMVCLGNICRSPLAEGILQSKLPKDKFIVDSAGTGEWHVGKQPDSRSIDIASKKGLNIAGQKGRQFSQQDFENFDYIYVMDGSNYKDVMRLAKNEQQKSKVKLLLNELFPGENVDVPDPYFGLQNGFESVYDMIDQACDVIAEKLLKK; this is encoded by the coding sequence ATGTCACAGAAAATTCTGATGGTTTGTTTGGGTAATATATGCCGCTCACCGCTCGCAGAAGGCATTTTACAGTCAAAATTGCCCAAAGACAAATTTATAGTAGATTCCGCAGGAACTGGCGAATGGCATGTTGGCAAACAACCTGATTCGAGATCGATAGATATTGCAAGTAAAAAGGGACTAAACATTGCTGGTCAAAAAGGCCGACAATTTTCGCAACAGGATTTCGAAAATTTCGATTATATCTATGTTATGGATGGCAGTAATTATAAAGATGTTATGCGCCTAGCAAAGAATGAGCAACAGAAAAGTAAGGTCAAACTATTACTAAACGAACTTTTTCCTGGCGAAAATGTTGACGTTCCTGATCCTTATTTTGGCCTGCAAAATGGATTTGAGTCGGTTTATGATATGATCGATCAAGCTTGTGACGTTATTGCTGAAAAACTTCTCAAAAAATAA
- a CDS encoding SAM-dependent methyltransferase, translated as MSTTTNLGKLYLIPTTLGESDPTDVLPQKVKRIIELLDHYIVENEKTARKSIKIVDPEKQQSTLKLRLLNKHTEASEHAEMLAPCLQGISVGLLSEAGCPGVADPGAAIVEIAHQKGIQVVPLVGPSSILLAIMGSGMNGQSFAFNGYLPIDKAEKKTAIKNLEKLSFDKDQSQLFIETPYRNNKIFEDLLAMLQPSTHLCVACDITLPTEYIKTYKVSEWKKVKVDLHNRPAIFIIHKK; from the coding sequence ATGAGCACGACAACGAATTTGGGCAAATTATATTTAATTCCAACAACTTTGGGAGAAAGCGACCCCACAGATGTTTTGCCTCAAAAAGTGAAGCGCATCATCGAACTTTTAGATCATTATATTGTAGAGAACGAAAAAACTGCGCGGAAATCAATTAAAATCGTTGATCCAGAAAAGCAGCAATCCACCTTAAAACTCCGATTACTGAACAAGCATACCGAAGCCAGCGAGCACGCCGAAATGCTTGCTCCATGTTTGCAAGGAATTTCTGTAGGACTTCTGTCTGAAGCCGGCTGTCCAGGTGTGGCAGATCCTGGTGCTGCAATTGTAGAAATCGCACATCAGAAAGGGATTCAAGTCGTGCCTCTTGTCGGTCCTTCTTCGATTTTACTCGCTATTATGGGCTCGGGAATGAATGGACAAAGTTTTGCATTTAACGGTTATTTGCCGATTGATAAAGCCGAAAAAAAGACTGCGATCAAAAATCTTGAGAAGCTTTCTTTTGATAAAGATCAGTCGCAACTTTTTATAGAAACTCCTTACCGAAACAATAAAATCTTCGAAGATTTGCTGGCAATGCTTCAGCCAAGCACCCATCTCTGCGTTGCTTGCGACATTACTTTACCTACAGAATACATCAAAACCTACAAAGTTTCTGAGTGGAAAAAGGTCAAAGTCGACTTGCACAATCGTCCTGCGATTTTCATTATTCACAAGAAATAA
- a CDS encoding peptidoglycan-binding protein LysM: MIKKWIYYTSLAGIVTFITLSFKPLQTEKEGWFHTEDNNKMLFHFPSINQDDYVSNNIPFTGKFFIAYKEALAFKESQGKYKKVNTLGYMGKYQFGKSTLQSIGVYDHHAFMNNPKMQERAFIALLAKNKYELRDVIKKYDGKVVGGILITESGILAAAHLGGVGSVKKYFRSNGRTAKKDSYGTSIESYMKKFAGYETSSVAADKNAKVSMRS; this comes from the coding sequence ATGATTAAGAAATGGATTTATTACACGTCATTAGCTGGAATTGTAACTTTTATAACACTTAGTTTCAAACCGCTTCAGACCGAAAAAGAAGGTTGGTTTCACACAGAGGACAATAACAAAATGTTATTTCATTTCCCTTCAATCAATCAAGATGATTATGTAAGTAACAATATTCCGTTCACCGGAAAATTCTTTATTGCTTACAAAGAGGCTCTAGCTTTTAAGGAATCTCAAGGTAAATACAAGAAAGTAAATACACTTGGGTATATGGGTAAATACCAGTTTGGAAAATCTACGCTTCAATCAATTGGGGTTTACGATCACCACGCTTTTATGAACAATCCGAAAATGCAGGAGCGAGCTTTCATTGCACTTCTTGCCAAAAATAAATACGAGCTTAGAGATGTTATCAAGAAGTATGATGGCAAAGTAGTAGGAGGAATTCTTATTACTGAATCAGGTATACTTGCCGCGGCTCATTTAGGAGGAGTAGGATCAGTTAAAAAATATTTCCGCTCTAATGGCCGAACTGCTAAGAAAGATAGCTACGGGACGTCAATTGAAAGTTATATGAAGAAATTTGCAGGTTATGAAACATCAAGTGTTGCGGCCGATAAAAATGCAAAAGTTTCTATGAGAAGCTAA
- a CDS encoding DUF2279 domain-containing protein, with protein sequence MSKFVCNILLILFYSSCFAQSSIEKFLTPSDTLSTPRLKAVTIASSAVVTASFIGLGATWYSDYDKSSFHFINDNSHWLQMDKVGHLYSGYHLTRVGTEILRWSGMESDRSAVIGAVSGFVVLSAVEVFDGFSAEWGASTGDIIANGSGAGLYVAQELLWHEQRIIPKYSFHKTKYADVRPNLLGNNLQEQFLKDYNGQTYWLSVNIYSFIKSESIPKFINLAFGYGANGMTSALQPEVILDANNFYRQRQFYLSLDLDLTKIETKSHFLKTVFSVFNTIKIPAPTFELSDNGRVKGYIFYF encoded by the coding sequence TTGAGTAAATTTGTTTGCAATATTCTCCTTATACTATTTTATAGTAGCTGTTTTGCGCAAAGCAGTATCGAAAAATTCTTAACACCTTCAGACACTTTAAGTACTCCAAGATTAAAAGCTGTTACAATCGCATCGTCTGCGGTGGTAACGGCTTCTTTTATTGGATTAGGAGCTACTTGGTACTCGGATTATGATAAATCTTCTTTTCATTTCATAAATGACAATTCACATTGGCTTCAAATGGACAAGGTGGGACATTTGTATTCAGGATATCACTTGACGAGGGTAGGCACAGAAATATTGCGCTGGAGCGGAATGGAATCTGATAGAAGCGCGGTAATTGGCGCGGTTTCCGGTTTTGTAGTTTTAAGTGCAGTTGAGGTTTTTGATGGTTTTTCGGCAGAATGGGGTGCTTCCACGGGAGATATAATTGCAAATGGAAGTGGTGCTGGACTATATGTTGCGCAGGAATTGCTTTGGCATGAGCAGCGAATTATTCCCAAATATTCTTTTCATAAAACTAAATATGCTGACGTTAGACCGAATCTTTTGGGTAATAATCTGCAGGAGCAATTCTTGAAAGATTATAATGGACAGACCTATTGGTTGTCGGTAAATATTTATTCGTTTATCAAATCTGAGTCAATTCCAAAATTTATCAATTTAGCTTTTGGTTACGGTGCAAATGGAATGACCTCGGCACTACAACCTGAAGTTATACTAGATGCAAATAACTTCTACAGACAACGACAGTTTTACCTCAGTTTAGACCTCGACCTGACGAAAATCGAAACAAAAAGCCACTTTTTGAAAACAGTTTTCAGTGTTTTTAATACCATAAAAATTCCCGCGCCTACTTTCGAACTCTCTGATAATGGAAGAGTTAAAGGCTATATTTTCTACTTTTAG
- the mltG gene encoding endolytic transglycosylase MltG has protein sequence MNTKKLFGIISIVIVTILIVYGYVMYREIFAKNTKFAEKEVFVYIPTNSNFNDAKEALSPFIESMSRLEKVAEKKSYAENVKAGRFLLKKGMNSNEIINAMRQNIPVKLAFNNQERLEDLAGRIGSQIEADSSKLMASFTNKKFLADNGFTEENVLALFIPNSYEFYWNTSANKFREKMAKEYRKFWTEERIAKAKAQNLTPIEVSTLAAIVHKETVKQDERPRVAGVYLNRLRKGMKLEADPTVIFAVKKSTNNFDTIIKRVLYKDLETVSPYNTYMYATLPPGPIAMPDISAIDAVLNPETHNYIYFCASVTNFGYHEFAVTGAQHEVNRQKYVKWINAQGIKR, from the coding sequence GTGAATACAAAAAAATTATTTGGAATTATCTCCATCGTCATTGTAACAATTTTAATTGTTTATGGTTACGTGATGTATCGAGAAATTTTCGCAAAAAACACCAAATTTGCTGAAAAGGAAGTGTTTGTATACATTCCCACAAATTCAAACTTTAACGATGCAAAGGAAGCTTTGAGTCCTTTTATAGAGAGTATGAGCCGCTTGGAGAAAGTTGCTGAAAAGAAATCCTATGCCGAAAATGTAAAGGCTGGTAGATTCTTGCTTAAGAAGGGGATGAATAGCAATGAGATAATCAATGCGATGCGTCAGAATATTCCAGTAAAACTGGCATTTAATAATCAAGAACGTTTAGAGGATTTGGCGGGTCGAATAGGGTCGCAGATAGAAGCCGATAGTAGCAAGTTAATGGCATCTTTTACCAATAAGAAGTTTCTAGCTGATAATGGTTTTACCGAAGAAAATGTTTTGGCACTATTTATTCCAAATTCTTATGAATTTTATTGGAATACAAGCGCAAATAAATTTCGTGAAAAGATGGCTAAGGAATATCGTAAATTTTGGACAGAAGAACGAATTGCCAAAGCCAAAGCTCAGAATCTAACTCCAATTGAGGTTTCGACACTTGCAGCGATTGTGCACAAAGAGACAGTGAAACAAGATGAACGTCCAAGAGTAGCGGGAGTCTATTTGAATCGTCTTAGAAAAGGCATGAAATTAGAAGCAGATCCGACCGTGATTTTTGCGGTTAAGAAATCGACAAATAATTTTGACACTATTATAAAGCGTGTTTTATATAAAGATTTGGAAACGGTCTCTCCATATAATACTTATATGTATGCAACACTTCCTCCAGGACCGATTGCAATGCCTGATATCTCGGCAATTGATGCCGTTTTAAACCCAGAAACTCATAACTATATTTATTTTTGCGCTAGTGTAACAAATTTCGGATACCACGAGTTTGCGGTAACAGGCGCACAGCACGAGGTTAATCGTCAAAAATATGTAAAGTGGATTAACGCGCAAGGAATAAAACGATAA
- a CDS encoding GNAT family N-acetyltransferase, which yields MITLTGKAIYLRALEPEDIDFIHGVENDERIWEVSNTQTPYSKYLIKQYLANAHQDIYEAKQLRLVICELNSTKSVGLIDLFEFDPRNHRAGIGILIKNTEDRNKGIGKEALELLIKYSFQKLNLHQIYANIDTKNEASLRLFATFGFEKIGIKKDWNIVRGQYRDEIMMQLINH from the coding sequence ATGATTACTCTTACAGGAAAAGCGATATATTTAAGAGCTTTAGAGCCGGAAGATATAGATTTTATTCATGGAGTCGAAAATGACGAGCGCATCTGGGAGGTTAGCAATACGCAGACTCCTTATAGCAAATATCTAATTAAGCAATATTTGGCAAATGCGCATCAAGATATTTATGAAGCGAAGCAATTGCGACTTGTCATCTGCGAACTCAATAGTACAAAATCAGTTGGGTTGATAGATTTGTTTGAATTTGATCCTCGCAATCACCGTGCTGGAATCGGAATTCTGATTAAGAATACCGAAGATCGAAATAAAGGTATCGGGAAAGAAGCTTTGGAGCTTTTGATTAAATATTCATTTCAGAAATTAAACCTTCATCAAATTTATGCAAACATAGATACAAAAAATGAAGCAAGCTTACGTCTTTTTGCTACTTTTGGTTTCGAGAAAATCGGAATTAAAAAGGACTGGAATATAGTTCGAGGTCAGTATAGAGACGAAATCATGATGCAACTTATCAATCACTAA
- the dapF gene encoding diaminopimelate epimerase, whose protein sequence is MTIDFFKYQGAGNDFVLLDNRGSEYSNLTSEIIEQLCDRRFGIGADGLILLEDAEGYDFRMVYYNADGRESSMCGNGGRCIVAFAKRLKIITTEASFIATDGPHKASISADESVVLQMTDVDEIEVTEDYSFLNTGSPHHIQLVNTIKDVDVKTLGSKIRYSDLYGAEGSNINFVQQNSADSFSIRTYERGVEDETLACGTGATAVAIAMHNSGKTKNTQLTIEVEGGTLTVRFDRDGDKYQNIYLGGPAEFVFSGSIKINNI, encoded by the coding sequence ATGACTATTGACTTTTTTAAGTATCAGGGAGCGGGAAACGACTTCGTACTATTAGATAATCGCGGTAGCGAATACAGCAATCTCACTTCCGAAATTATCGAGCAACTCTGCGACCGTCGTTTTGGAATAGGTGCCGATGGGTTAATACTTTTGGAAGATGCCGAAGGATACGATTTTAGGATGGTCTACTATAACGCTGATGGTCGAGAGAGTTCAATGTGTGGCAACGGTGGTAGGTGTATTGTGGCTTTCGCCAAAAGATTAAAGATTATTACAACCGAAGCGTCATTTATTGCTACCGATGGACCACATAAAGCATCAATTTCTGCCGATGAATCTGTTGTACTTCAGATGACCGATGTTGATGAAATTGAAGTTACTGAGGATTATTCTTTCTTGAATACAGGCTCACCGCATCATATTCAATTAGTGAATACTATTAAGGATGTTGATGTTAAAACTTTAGGAAGTAAAATTAGATACAGTGATTTGTACGGCGCCGAAGGAAGTAATATTAATTTTGTTCAACAAAATTCGGCTGATTCTTTTTCAATTAGAACTTACGAGCGTGGAGTAGAAGATGAAACTCTTGCATGTGGCACTGGCGCTACTGCAGTAGCAATTGCAATGCATAATAGTGGAAAAACTAAAAATACCCAACTCACAATCGAAGTTGAAGGTGGAACTCTAACGGTCCGCTTCGACCGAGACGGAGACAAGTATCAAAACATCTACTTAGGAGGTCCCGCGGAGTTTGTATTTAGCGGAAGCATAAAAATTAATAATATCTAA
- a CDS encoding trypsin-like peptidase domain-containing protein: MKNFSSLFIVSLLSGATTLGAYKLFVDPDTTILNDTKTLITTASDSSYSRPVGLSSSVLDFTEAAEKTVHSVVHVKNVTYRTVNDPVLQYFYGYKSEQRQTQVGTGSGVIISEDGYIVTNNHVIKDASDIEITLNNNKVYKAKLIGTDSKMDVALLKIDADEKLSYSVFADSDQIKVGEWVLAVGNPYNLNSTVTAGIISAKARNLDNNSIQSFIQTDAAVNPGNSGGALVNTNGELIGINTMISSQTGSYVGYSFAVPSNICRKIIEDIMEYGNVQRAILGVEGGELNLKASQELGIAQSSGFYINKVNKNTGAEKAGLQKGDVITNIDNQKIDSYADMARVINTKRPNDPVKVGYIRGNKQYAVSVILSKTEAMTAAFKGISLENLDATDKKRFNTPFGVKISDINNPNLAPYYDELKGNVILKVDNQKATDVETVSSILQNKAENQSIRLEMINKSGQILRIII; the protein is encoded by the coding sequence ATGAAAAACTTTTCTAGTCTTTTTATCGTGTCTCTACTAAGTGGCGCGACTACACTTGGAGCTTACAAACTGTTTGTAGATCCGGATACTACCATATTAAACGATACTAAAACCTTAATTACTACCGCATCTGACTCTTCCTACAGCCGTCCTGTGGGACTTTCGTCCTCCGTACTAGATTTCACCGAAGCTGCCGAAAAGACAGTACATTCTGTAGTACACGTAAAAAATGTCACGTATCGAACTGTAAATGATCCCGTGCTCCAATATTTTTACGGATATAAAAGTGAGCAACGTCAAACTCAGGTTGGTACCGGTTCGGGAGTGATTATCTCTGAAGATGGTTATATCGTAACTAATAATCACGTAATTAAAGATGCTTCTGACATTGAAATCACTCTCAACAATAACAAAGTTTATAAAGCAAAATTAATCGGTACCGACTCAAAAATGGACGTCGCGCTATTAAAAATCGATGCAGACGAAAAACTTTCGTACTCGGTTTTTGCCGATTCAGATCAAATTAAAGTTGGCGAATGGGTTTTGGCAGTGGGTAACCCGTACAACCTAAACTCAACGGTAACCGCAGGAATTATTTCAGCGAAAGCTAGAAACCTTGACAATAATAGTATTCAATCCTTTATTCAGACCGATGCTGCCGTAAATCCAGGTAATAGTGGTGGCGCACTTGTCAATACTAATGGAGAATTAATCGGAATTAACACTATGATTAGTTCGCAGACAGGATCGTATGTAGGATATTCTTTTGCAGTTCCATCAAATATTTGTCGAAAAATCATCGAAGATATTATGGAGTATGGAAATGTGCAGCGAGCAATTCTAGGTGTCGAAGGTGGAGAATTAAATCTTAAAGCCTCCCAAGAATTAGGAATTGCACAAAGCTCAGGATTTTATATAAATAAAGTAAATAAAAATACTGGTGCCGAAAAAGCAGGACTGCAAAAAGGAGACGTCATCACCAATATTGATAACCAAAAAATTGATTCTTACGCAGATATGGCAAGAGTTATCAATACCAAACGTCCTAATGATCCTGTAAAAGTTGGATATATTAGAGGTAATAAGCAATATGCAGTTTCTGTCATTCTCTCTAAAACCGAAGCTATGACGGCGGCTTTTAAAGGAATTTCACTGGAAAATCTCGATGCTACTGATAAGAAACGTTTTAACACTCCTTTTGGAGTTAAAATTAGCGATATCAACAATCCAAATCTCGCTCCTTATTATGACGAACTAAAAGGGAATGTCATTTTAAAAGTTGACAATCAGAAAGCAACAGATGTAGAAACAGTTTCAAGCATTTTGCAAAACAAAGCTGAAAACCAAAGTATTCGCCTGGAAATGATCAACAAATCAGGACAAATCTTGCGAATTATTATCTAA
- a CDS encoding glyceraldehyde-3-phosphate dehydrogenase, with protein MSSTHLYDKELSLQANRRRAGVELIKIISDLWYDKAIEMVLFRNQLIDCNVSEIINLHEYAGEFASKPISVFDSVEIAKAILSLDLPPSKLDIGKLTYEFHLENEEHTNAKAFVINKLKLAKNTQEIQPKDVVLYGFGRIGRLLARELMSKTGRGSQLRLRAIVTRDKNDAVSLEKRASLLRYDSIHGDFNGSVVADLENQALIINGTTVHMISAGSPEEIDYTKYQIDNALVIDNTGAFTTEEALNRHLSSIGADKVLLTAPGKGVPNIVHGVNHNEYNPDDVHIFSAASCTTNAITPILKVVEDKLGVVKGHLETIHAYTNDQNLVDNMHKKYRRGRAAALNMVITETGAGTAVAKALPSLAGKLTSNAIRVPVPNGSLVVLNLEVNKATSIEEVNEIMKTSALEGDLVEQIKYSLNNELVSSDIVGTSAPAIFDSHATIVSADGKNIVLYVWYDNEYGYSHQVIRLAKYISKVRRFTYY; from the coding sequence ATGAGCAGCACACATTTATACGACAAAGAACTTTCATTGCAAGCCAACAGAAGGCGTGCGGGAGTTGAACTTATCAAGATTATCAGCGATTTATGGTATGACAAAGCGATCGAAATGGTCCTTTTCCGCAACCAATTAATCGACTGCAACGTTAGCGAAATCATCAACTTGCACGAATATGCAGGCGAATTTGCATCTAAACCAATCTCTGTATTTGATTCTGTAGAAATTGCAAAAGCAATATTATCTCTTGATTTACCACCTTCTAAATTGGATATCGGTAAATTAACTTACGAATTTCACCTTGAAAACGAAGAGCATACCAATGCAAAAGCGTTCGTAATCAACAAACTTAAACTTGCAAAAAACACTCAAGAAATTCAACCAAAAGACGTCGTTCTTTACGGTTTTGGACGTATTGGTCGTTTACTAGCTCGTGAATTGATGTCAAAAACTGGTCGTGGAAGCCAGCTAAGACTTCGCGCAATTGTTACACGTGATAAAAATGATGCAGTAAGTCTTGAAAAAAGAGCGTCACTTTTACGTTACGATTCAATCCACGGAGATTTTAACGGATCTGTGGTTGCAGATTTAGAAAACCAAGCACTTATCATCAACGGAACAACTGTGCATATGATTAGCGCGGGAAGTCCAGAAGAAATAGATTACACAAAATACCAAATCGACAACGCTTTGGTAATTGACAATACAGGAGCTTTCACAACTGAGGAAGCGTTAAATCGCCACCTAAGTTCAATTGGAGCAGACAAAGTTTTGCTTACTGCGCCAGGAAAAGGAGTTCCAAACATCGTTCACGGAGTAAATCATAATGAGTATAATCCAGATGATGTGCATATTTTCTCTGCGGCATCTTGCACTACAAATGCAATTACCCCAATCTTGAAGGTTGTTGAAGACAAATTAGGAGTTGTAAAAGGCCACCTAGAAACGATTCACGCATACACGAATGACCAAAATCTTGTAGACAATATGCACAAGAAATACCGTCGTGGTCGTGCTGCTGCTTTGAATATGGTTATCACAGAAACTGGTGCTGGTACTGCTGTAGCAAAGGCTTTGCCGTCTCTTGCAGGCAAATTGACCTCAAATGCAATTCGCGTTCCTGTGCCTAACGGATCTCTTGTGGTGCTAAATCTTGAGGTTAATAAAGCGACTTCTATCGAAGAAGTGAACGAGATTATGAAAACGAGCGCTCTTGAGGGAGATCTTGTTGAGCAAATTAAATATTCACTGAATAATGAACTTGTGTCTTCGGATATTGTTGGAACTTCGGCGCCAGCAATTTTTGATAGTCACGCGACAATCGTATCTGCAGATGGGAAAAATATCGTGCTTTATGTATGGTATGACAACGAATATGGCTACAGTCACCAAGTAATTCGTCTTGCAAAATATATTTCTAAAGTAAGAAGATTCACATACTACTAG
- a CDS encoding dicarboxylate/amino acid:cation symporter: MKRITSNLLFKVFLAIVFGILFGLYLPESINRIFATFNAFFGQFLNFAIPLIILGLIMPAIADLGKGAGKLLLITAAIAYGSTLFSGFLTYFATSGIFPKLLASNLNDVAQIGDSTATLSPYFSIIIPPALDVMTSLVLAFVIGLGLSYQENSTLKLVVNDFQKIIMQVIENIIVPLLPLFIMGIFISMAYSGEVFSILEVFISIIGVIFALHIILLLLQYTIAGILTKQNPLRLLANMMPAYFTALGTQSSAATIPVTLEQSLKNGVSEKIAGFVIPLCATIHLSGSIMKITACAMALMILEGMPFDITLFAGFIFMLGIAMIAAPGVPGGAIMAAVGILQSMLGFSEEMIGLMIALYIAMDSFGTACNVTGDGAIALVVDRITKDKMVV; the protein is encoded by the coding sequence ATCAAACGCATAACATCAAATCTGTTATTTAAAGTATTTCTTGCCATTGTCTTCGGAATCCTCTTCGGACTTTATTTGCCAGAATCCATCAACCGAATCTTTGCGACTTTCAATGCGTTTTTCGGACAGTTTCTAAATTTCGCAATTCCATTAATTATTCTAGGATTGATTATGCCTGCCATTGCCGATCTAGGCAAAGGTGCTGGAAAATTGCTGCTAATTACTGCAGCCATTGCTTACGGCTCAACTCTTTTTTCTGGCTTTTTGACCTATTTTGCAACTTCGGGAATCTTTCCTAAGCTGCTTGCTTCAAATCTTAATGATGTCGCGCAAATTGGTGATTCGACCGCGACATTATCGCCCTATTTTAGTATCATAATTCCGCCCGCACTCGATGTTATGACTTCATTAGTCTTAGCATTTGTGATCGGTTTAGGACTTTCGTATCAGGAAAATTCGACTTTAAAACTTGTTGTCAATGACTTTCAGAAAATTATTATGCAAGTAATCGAAAATATAATCGTTCCGCTACTTCCTTTATTTATTATGGGAATTTTTATTAGTATGGCTTACAGTGGAGAAGTCTTTTCTATTTTGGAAGTTTTTATTAGCATTATCGGAGTAATTTTTGCCCTTCATATTATACTATTGCTGCTTCAATATACTATTGCTGGAATTTTAACCAAACAAAATCCACTTCGACTTCTAGCCAATATGATGCCTGCTTATTTCACTGCTTTGGGCACTCAGTCTTCGGCGGCAACGATTCCGGTAACTTTGGAACAGTCGCTAAAAAATGGCGTATCAGAAAAGATCGCTGGATTCGTAATTCCGCTTTGCGCTACAATTCACTTATCTGGAAGTATAATGAAAATTACCGCCTGTGCCATGGCTTTAATGATTCTGGAAGGAATGCCTTTTGACATCACACTATTTGCGGGATTCATCTTTATGTTAGGAATAGCAATGATTGCCGCTCCGGGAGTTCCGGGAGGCGCAATCATGGCAGCCGTAGGGATTTTGCAGTCGATGCTAGGTTTTAGCGAAGAAATGATTGGATTAATGATTGCCTTATACATTGCAATGGACAGTTTTGGAACTGCGTGTAATGTTACTGGAGACGGCGCAATCGCTTTGGTAGTTGACAGAATTACCAAAGACAAAATGGTTGTATAA